The DNA sequence ATTATATGGAAGTATATGAGCAGTGGGTCAACAATCCATTATTTGGTCAGGAGACCAAGGATGAACTTCTTTCAATCAAGGATGATCCAAAAGAGATAGAAGAAAGATTCTACTGTGATCTGGTATTTGGTACTGCAGGACTTCGTGGTATCATCGGTGCCGGAACAAACAGAATGAACAAGTACGTTGTCCGTAAAGCAACACAGGGTCTTGCAAATTATATCATCAAGCAGGGCAAACAGGATAAGGGTGTTGCTATTGCATATGATTCCAGAAGAATGTCACCGGAGTTTTCCATGGAAGCAGCATTATGTCTTGCAGCAAATGGAATCAAGGCATACAGATTCGAGTCTTTACGTCCGACACCGGAGCTGTCATTTGCAGTTCGCTATCTGGATTGTGTAGCAGGTATTAATGTAACAGCCAGTCATAACCCACCGGAGTACAATGGTTATAAAGTATACTGGGAAGACGGTGCGCAGATCACACCTCCACATGATACAGGAATCATGGCAGAGGTTAAGGCCATTACAGATTTTGCGGATACTAAGACAATGGAAATGATCGATGCGATCAAAGCAGGACTTCTGGTAACGATCGGTGCAGAAGTTGATGATGCATATATGGGCGAACTGAAGAAGCTGGTTCTTCATCAGGATGCTATTGATAAATATGGTAAGGATCTGAAGATCGTATATACACCACTTCATGGTACCGGAAATATTCCTGCAAGAAGAATTCTTTCTGATCTTGGATTTGAAAATGTATATGTTGTTCCGGAACAGGAACTTCCGGATGGTAACTTCCCAACAGTTGATTACCCAAATCCGGAAGCAAAGGAAGCATTTACCCTTGCTCTTGATCTTGCAAAGAAAGTAGATGCAGACCTCGTTCTTGCAACTGATCCGGATGCAGACAGACTGGGTGTATATGCAAAGGATTCCAAGACAGGTGAATATAAGGTATTTACCGGTAACATGTCAGGAAGTCTTCTGTGTGAATATGAAGTAAGTCAGATGAAAGCACGCGATGGCAAGCTGCCGGAGGATGGTGCGATCATTAAGACGATCGTTACAACAAACATGGTTGATGCGATCGCAAAATATTACAATACAGACCTGATCGAGTGCTTCACAGGTTTCAAGAACATCGGACGTGAGATCTTACGTTTCGAGCAGGAAGGAAAGGGAACTTACCTCTTTGGTTTCGAAGAGAGCTACGGCTGTCTGATCGGAACACATGCAAGAGATAAGGATGCCATCGTAGCAACAATGGCACTTTGCGAAGCTGCTGCATTCTATAAAGGACAGGGTAAGACTTTATGGGATGTTATGATGGATATGTATGAGAAATACGGCTACTATGTAGATGATATCAAGACAGTAACTTTGAAGGGTGTAGAAGGTTCAAAGAAGATCGGACATATCATGAATGTGCTTCGTGACAATACACCGGCAGAGATCGCCGGATATAAGACAAAGGTTGTTCGTGACTACCGTCTGGAGACGATCAAGAACCTTGAGACCGGTGAAACTGTTAAGACCGGTATGCCGAACTCAAATGTTCTCTACTATGAATTAGAGAATGATGCATGGCTTGCAGTAAGACCATCCGGTACAGAGCCAAAGATCAAGTTCTACTATGGAATCAAGGGCAGCTCGTATGATGAGGCTCAGAAGATGTCCGCAGAAGCAGGCGACAAGATCATGGATCTGATCTATGATATTTTAGAGAAATAATAAAAGTTTAATTTAAATATAAAACACAGGGATTGCCCCTGTACAGACCATAAGCCCCATTATAATATGACATCAGCGAAGGTTTCGTCGTGAAATGCATATTGCCAGTAAATACGAGCGCTTGTCTGAGCCAACGTTTAGTTGGCGAGTTAGCGCAGGAGTATTTACGAATCAGGCATATGCATTGAACAGAAACCATAGCGAGTCATTTATAATGGGGCTTATGGTCTGTACAGGGGCAATCCCTGTGTTTTCTGTTAAAAAAGAAGGGCACAATGTCCCTAAAATATCAAAATGAAAATAGCCTTGATCTGTAAATGTTAGATATCGATATCTTAGAGAAATAATAAAAGAAAAACTTAATAAAAGACTGAGGCTCTATATAATTTATGAAGCAGACCTGTTCGAACGAAAGTGTTCTGCGGAATAAATTGATATAGAGCCTCAGCCTTTTTATTCAAAGTAGAAAATTATTTAACGATTACAACGTTAGTAGCTCTTGTTCTTGAACCACCCTTAGGATCTTCCTCTGTGTCGAATGTAACCTGCTGACCTTCAACAAGTGTCTTATATCCTTCACCCTGGATAGCTGAGAAATGAACGAATACATCTCCGCTTCCGTCATTGTTTGAGATAAATCCATAACCTTTTTCTGCGTTAAACCATTTTACTGTACCGTTGTTCATGTGGGTACCTCCTTATATATTTCTTGCTTGTACCCAATGAAAACGTGCATCATTTATGAGAGAAATACGATTAAAACCTTAATCCATACGTCCGCTTAAAAGCGATTACATAGTTAATCTTGAATACGCTCTCATAATAGTATGGGCGCACCTATTTGTCAAGAAAAACAAGGTAAAAATAATGATAAAATCCGGTAAAAAATGATCCATGGGTTCTTGGCAGAAAAGAAAAAGTAGGGTACTATAAATACAGAAAAATGCAAAAACAGGAGGAGAGCGTATGAGAAAGGGAAAACGTCTGATTGCATGGATCATGGCAGTTGTTATGCTGTTTACAATCTGTGTATTTGGTGGAAATGGAACGGCGGAAGCGGCAGCTACAACACCGGTTGCAAAGCATGGAAGACTGTCTGTAAAGGGAGCAGACCTGGTCGACAGTAAGGGAAATAAATTCCAGCTTCGCGGTATCAGCACACATGGAATCAACTGGGATGTCGGATCGCCATATGTGAATAAGAAAGCATTCAAGACGCTTCGTGATGACTGGGGCGTGAATGCGATCCGGTTGGCAATGTATACCGAAGAATACAATGGCTATTGCAGTGGCGGCAGTCAGGCAAAGCTTCGGAAACTGGTGGATAAAGGTGTCGGGTATGCGACTGATCTTGGTATGTATGCGATCATCGACTGGCATATCTTAAGTGACGGAAACCCGAATAAGAACAAGTCACAGGCGAAGAAATTCTTTACCACGATGGCAAAGAAATATAAGAACAATAAAAATGTTATTTATGAGATCTGCAATGAGCCAAATGGCTGTAGCTGGAAAGAGATCAAATCCTATGCGACAGACATTATCAAAACGATCCGCAAATACGACAAGAAAGCAGTTATTATCGTGGGAACACCAACCTGGTCACAGCTTGGAACGGATGGAACGTCAAATGAAGTTGCAGACAGCCCGATCAAGGGATATAAGAATATCATGTACTCCCTGCATTTCTACGCAAGTGAGTGGGCGCACAATGAATATCTTCCGGCAAAGGTTGCTTATGCAAGAAAGAAGAAGCTTCCAATCATTGTATCTGAGTTTGGTTTATCACCGGCCAGTGGCGACGGAGCCATTAACAAGGCATCCGCAGACAAATGGATGAAGCTGCTTAACAAATATAACATCAGTTATTTCTGTTGGAGCCTCAGTAATAAGAACGAGTCGGCATCTTTGCTTAAGCCATCAACAAAGAAAACCTCCGGCTGGAAGTCAGGTGACTTATCCACAGCAGGAAAGTATATCAAGAAGAAATATCTTGCGAGAAAGAAAGCTCTTGGCAAGAAAGCATAGTGATCATGTATATGAGATAAACAGTAATATCGGCAAACAGCCGGATGGTCTGTTTGTATAATGAATCAATCATATTTTGCACCTGTGCATCATAGAATAAATAATACAGGAAAATCGTATGAAGCGAATCGGATTTTTCCGGAATGATGACAGGACAGGATGTGATGGTATGAAGAAAAATAACAGGATTCTAGCCTGGTTCACCATGGTTTTGTTAGCATTTGCAATTCCATATGTGGGAACCAGGCTTTTTGTGCGTTATCGGGATGTGTCGGATGCCCGGATCGCGGCACTTAGTAGCAGCCGGGATGTGTGTATCCTGCAAAATGAGAACTACAGGCTGATCGACTGTGAAGAATATATTTTGTATGTCCTTGCCGGATTGTATGATCCGTCGTGGAATGTGGAAATGACAAAGGCGATGGCAGTTCTGACCCGGACTGCGATCTATTATGAAATGAACGATCAGGCGGACACTGCAAATGGCGGGGGCAAGATCATCAATGAGGGAGATCTGAAAGAGATCCGTGTGGAGAAAGATGAATTAAAGCAAAAATGGGGGAAAGAATATAAGCAGAATATGGAAATGGTATATCAGGCTGTGAAGGATACAATGGGACAGGTTATCGTTTATGATGGCAGACTTATTATTCCTGTCAGTCATGCAGTCAGCATAGGGGTAACTGTCAGTGCAGAAGAATTATATGGTACTGCGATTCCATATCTGGTATCCGTTGACAGCAGTCAGGATATCCAGTCGCCGGATTTCTCATCGACAAAGATCTACAGTGCG is a window from the Lachnospiraceae bacterium GAM79 genome containing:
- a CDS encoding cold-shock protein produces the protein MNNGTVKWFNAEKGYGFISNNDGSGDVFVHFSAIQGEGYKTLVEGQQVTFDTEEDPKGGSRTRATNVVIVK
- a CDS encoding glycoside hydrolase family 5 protein; its protein translation is MRKGKRLIAWIMAVVMLFTICVFGGNGTAEAAATTPVAKHGRLSVKGADLVDSKGNKFQLRGISTHGINWDVGSPYVNKKAFKTLRDDWGVNAIRLAMYTEEYNGYCSGGSQAKLRKLVDKGVGYATDLGMYAIIDWHILSDGNPNKNKSQAKKFFTTMAKKYKNNKNVIYEICNEPNGCSWKEIKSYATDIIKTIRKYDKKAVIIVGTPTWSQLGTDGTSNEVADSPIKGYKNIMYSLHFYASEWAHNEYLPAKVAYARKKKLPIIVSEFGLSPASGDGAINKASADKWMKLLNKYNISYFCWSLSNKNESASLLKPSTKKTSGWKSGDLSTAGKYIKKKYLARKKALGKKA
- a CDS encoding phospho-sugar mutase gives rise to the protein MSERNYMEVYEQWVNNPLFGQETKDELLSIKDDPKEIEERFYCDLVFGTAGLRGIIGAGTNRMNKYVVRKATQGLANYIIKQGKQDKGVAIAYDSRRMSPEFSMEAALCLAANGIKAYRFESLRPTPELSFAVRYLDCVAGINVTASHNPPEYNGYKVYWEDGAQITPPHDTGIMAEVKAITDFADTKTMEMIDAIKAGLLVTIGAEVDDAYMGELKKLVLHQDAIDKYGKDLKIVYTPLHGTGNIPARRILSDLGFENVYVVPEQELPDGNFPTVDYPNPEAKEAFTLALDLAKKVDADLVLATDPDADRLGVYAKDSKTGEYKVFTGNMSGSLLCEYEVSQMKARDGKLPEDGAIIKTIVTTNMVDAIAKYYNTDLIECFTGFKNIGREILRFEQEGKGTYLFGFEESYGCLIGTHARDKDAIVATMALCEAAAFYKGQGKTLWDVMMDMYEKYGYYVDDIKTVTLKGVEGSKKIGHIMNVLRDNTPAEIAGYKTKVVRDYRLETIKNLETGETVKTGMPNSNVLYYELENDAWLAVRPSGTEPKIKFYYGIKGSSYDEAQKMSAEAGDKIMDLIYDILEK
- a CDS encoding SpoIID/LytB domain-containing protein, giving the protein MKRIGFFRNDDRTGCDGMKKNNRILAWFTMVLLAFAIPYVGTRLFVRYRDVSDARIAALSSSRDVCILQNENYRLIDCEEYILYVLAGLYDPSWNVEMTKAMAVLTRTAIYYEMNDQADTANGGGKIINEGDLKEIRVEKDELKQKWGKEYKQNMEMVYQAVKDTMGQVIVYDGRLIIPVSHAVSIGVTVSAEELYGTAIPYLVSVDSSQDIQSPDFSSTKIYSALRIKKEFGMNGEGEAFDGSENLGQTDVDVEKNESATTGSAQSEEQAVDADALTVLEATKSGFVRKVNVFGTVVTGETFAQTLSLGTTNFHIDQVEEGYRIISIGKGSSLGMSMYGAGWKADQGSTYREIIAYYYPETSIADGAAY